CCTTTCCGAGTCTTCGAGTTTTAAGATTGGAACGCATGGACAATTTGGAAGAATGGCAGGTTGAGGACCAAACTCTCCCTTCTCTTATAAGTTTCAAAACAACTCGTTGTGATATTTTGAAGACACTTCCAGTGCAACTGGAACGTTTGCGGATAATGGGAACTTCTGATCTCAATAATACTTAGAGAGaagaattttattaaattttgtgtgGAGTTGGCGAGGAGGTTGGGCTTTGGAAATGTAATCTTGGAATGCGAAGCTGTGAATATGGTCCGGTTATTCATAACAGACGACAAGAATGAGCATCGTCAATTTTCTTGTTATTTCATGATGTTCATGTTCCTAGACTCGGCgggattttaagaattttttaatGCGTTCATTTAAAAAAGTAGCTAGATGGAATGGgagattttgtattttatttttaaaggagcattgtgttcacttcatggaatggaatgaggagagaatggaatgaaaaattatataaaatttttaaggaGAAAGTATGAAATAACagtgacaaaatatgaatgtagttaaatttcttgtgagaaagatggtgaagaaacatgatgtgGAAATgtaatgagcattccttccaaaacatgtgggttaaaattatagttaaaaCATTAAGATTGGAATGactgaaggaatgaaaattatccacattttctttgatcaacaccattttaaagtacaaaattcattcgattctccctccattccattcactccaagtgaacacaaccttagatTGTGTTTAATTGGGGAGAATAGaatagaatggaatgaaatgagtaaaaatacttggaattaatagagataggaagaaattgaaatttttttgagggagtgcaaaattgctatgatgagattggagaaaaaattgagaataggtgagaatggagcattccatctcaaattgaaggtgtgaTATGTAGCCTataatgtaaggaatggaatggaggaaagaatgaaatttcttatagttcattttttatttttcattccattctttccggaatcattcaccccaaccaaacacaacattaagtcacagtttaaaatatttctgtaggtaatttttatttattaaaaatataagccTTATAAAAAGTTTAacaagaaattatataaatattcaatttctAACATGTCTTCAATTtgtttaagaaataattaatatattcaaataaaataatctatatAACAAAGACACATAATTAAACatataagataaaaataaaaagaatttagatataaatatatttatatattatactaattaatttatataatcttTATAAGTAtctctatatttaattttaacattatttttaatttaaatacatatataataaaagaggggtaacaaattattatataaacattGCATTACACGAATGAGGAGTAAAAGGACATTAAGGTGGTGTTTGGTTCATGATTAATGAACGCGGTTAACAGAATCGGAATCAATCCCATACATatgtgtttggattagttatttgaAGTTATGGACCGCAGTCGTGGTTAAATCATATCTTCTCATTCTTTGGTTTCCATATCATTCTCGTTAACCCCTATTTCCATTCCCGATTCAATCACAACCTTAATCTAAAATCCGTTACGGAGTCGTAAGATTTAATTGCGAGTATATTAAATGTCCACGGTATGATCTCACGAGTGAATGAATGTGATTTGATGAGTGAAAACCCTTCTAAGTGGTTGGGaaaacttttaatttatatttcattaaCTCCTTTCTCTTTTGCTATATACTTAAAAAATTGACGCGCACATGAAAATATGGAAAGTACAACGAATTGGTTTGACTGATGTCGAAAAGAAGAATGTAAAGTCGATTCCTTCACCTGCTCTTATTACTCCCGCATTGGCGTCACCGGAACACAGCAACCATTTCCGATTGCTCAATAAAAAATGGGGATATTTATTTCCAAACCTCACCCTACTCCAGTCAACGCCCCTATAAGCTCCAATCCCACGCGCAAGGGCCTTCTGAAGGCTTCTTGGGCTAGATGGCAGGGCTCGGTGAGGCCTGTTGATGTGGATAGGGGTTCCGGATTGAATAAGAATTTCgggtttttgaagaattttgaGTGCAAGTATGAGATTGTGGATGAAGTTTGGAGAGGGAATTTTAGCTATACTTGCAGAGCTCAGTGTAAGAAAGGCAAGTTTAAGGGGCTTGATGTTGCGGTCAAGATCATTCCCAAAGCAAAGGTTAGGGAATTTTGCTAATTACTCGAGCATGTCTTTTTTTATCAAGcgtaaaaaacatatatttaacattatttttttattttatttgatataagaagatcaaatttatatttttacttagaaaaagaaatttgaaaaacaaaatgcagaaatatgatttatttttttttgcatctGGGATTAATGTAAAAAATCAAAGTGTTTATTCTTTCCgtctcatctaattttatatcGTTGTTTTACGtactttatatattataaattttctatataatatagttttataatttaattttttaaaacttttctctaaataaaaatttaatttttgttttgttcaaaaaaaatatattttttattaagaagaaaaaaattaaaataatctaTGAAACTAAGAGCTGTAAAATGCGTTCAGAGCTCTCCGACTCAAACATATACAACTCACTTTCACAGCATCTTTTTGATCCTTCTGTTCtctgtaataatattttttcactgTAGATGACAACTGCCATAGCCATCAGCGATGTCAGAAGGGAGGTGAAAATTTTAAGAGCTTTGACAGGGCACCACAATACAGTAGAATTTCATGAAGCATATGAAGATCATACGAATGTCTATGTTGTGATGGAGTAAGATATCTTATATCATTAACTGGTCTTGAAATTTAGGGTAATTGTAGGTTATTAAATTCTGATTTTCATAATGCTTTTTGTGCCAACGTTTAACTAGTGATATATAAGTTGGATTATTGTTTGTTTATCTTGGATATCATTTTCACTTTTCTTGTCGAGCAAATTTTAAGATTGAAAATGCAATACTCCCTGAGCTCACACCCCAGAAGAATATGTTAAAGGGAAAAAGTAGAAATAAAAGGGTAATATGAAAATGTAACTAATTGCTGCTACAAATGCATCACAAGATTGCGCCAAGTACATTTTCGATACAAATGTATAATGTTATTTTTACTTCGTGAACCATAAGTTTTACATGAGACGGACTTTATAGATATGTGATACATCTTTTTGGGGACAATCTTGTTTTTAAAAGCCAACCTTTGAGAACAGCGTGGAAGTCTAGTTATCAGTTTTTTAAATCTCTGAGATGCAAATCTTagtattttaaacttttttcgtATCTATTTCAGGTTATGTGAAGGTGGTGCCCTTTTGGATAGAATTCTTTCAAGGTATTTCCATTGCTGTAAGAAATATTGATGAAGTCTGTACTCGACCTGTGGAGCAAAAGGAGCTTTAAAATACAAAAGAATTCCTTAGCAATTTAGCTTATATGAAAGAGTTGACGAGCTGTATCTTTGTTGTGCAGAGGCGGAAAATACACGGAAGATGATGCAAAGGCCGTTCTGATACAAATATTGAATGTTGTTGCATTCTGTCATTTGCAAGGGGTGGTGCACCTAGATCTTAAGCTTGAGGTGAGATATCTTCTTGTTTGATGATGCCAAATGAGCCGCACTTAATTATATCTGCAATGATAATCTAATATGATCTGAAGTACCATGTGAAGAGTTTGTGACTGCTGTATTATAAGTTCTATATATTGGTTTAGGACATCTGCCCTGTCCTGATTTGTATATTCTATTTGTTCATGGGAGGTTTTCACTTCTATAAAGTATCATTGCAGAATTTTCAACAAACAATTTTTCTTATAATTGATGTCCATCTCTTTATGCCCTTCATACATCTGGTTTGTCTGTGCCCATAAACAATTACTGATTAGCTAATTACTGGAACagaattttttgtttaaactAAAGGATGAGGACCCACAACTGAAGGTTATTGATTTTAGATTGTCAGATTATGTGAAGCCAGGTTTGTCACAGTTCCCTTCTTTTTCTGTCATACTTAAAAATCAGTTTTTCAGTATTGCAAGTGTCTTGCAGATGAAATGTCAAATGCTATTGCGGGCACTCCATACTATATGGCTCCAGAAGTTTTACATGGATCTCACAATAATGAGGCTGATGTCTGGAGTATTGGTGTGATATCATATATCCTATTATGTGGCAGCCGTCCATTCTGGGCTCGAACTCTCTCTGGGATCTTTGAAGCTGTTCTAAAAGCTGATCTTAGTTTTGATGAACCATCCTGGACTTCTGTATCTTCCGAGGCTAAAGACTTTGTCAAGCGTCTATTGAATAAAGATCCACGAAAAAGAATGTCCGCTGCTCAAGCCCTGTGTAAGTGTCTCATATTTTACTTGCTGAATTCTTAGCCTTCCACTACAACTCTACATGAAACAGAGCTATTTCCCACCGGCCACCACCAAAATGATTGTAATTAAGGTAAATAAACAGTCTGTCAGGAACAAGCTGACGACTACAGGGGATTGTGCCCGGAAAAGTGTGGTTGGAAAAGACCCTGTTTCTTGTAGTGTTCTGTTGTCAAtgttttttaaagtgttctaaAGGTTTCTACTGCAGGTCATTCATGGATCAAGAATAGTCATGACATAAAGTTTCCACTGGACATATTGGTTTTGAAACTTATGAGAGTTTATATGCGTTCATCTCCTCTTCGAAAAGCAGCTTTATGGGTGTGTACATGTTGCAATTTGTGGAAATCATTCTCTTCTGATttgtacatgtttttttcacCTCTTTCAGGAAAGATTATTAAATCTTCTGTGAGTCATGAAATGAAACTTTTGTCATTTAAGATTTGAGATAGAAGTAGTTATAAGAGTGTCTTAGGCcaagaaaaagaataaaaatgtttcattttgtttaaatattatatactccATATTTCCTAAAGGATTGCATTTAATGCTCTTCACTGGAATATTATGTTATGTGGTTTTTAGTGTGAAATAACTCTCGATGTTTACAAAATTCTTGCACTTCTAGAAGTGCATTCCCATCTGTGCAGAGATAATCTTGCCCGTCTTTTCTGGCACAAAGTATTCACTCTTTATAGTGTTAAAATTGAATCTTGATGCTAAAGTGCATGCATGAAACATTTTTCTTTGTTGCTCAGTTTGATACCATTTGCTTCAAGTATAACATGTCAAATGTACAGGTGCATTTATTCGGAAATTACATATATTGTTTCTTTGTACTAACTTTTGTTGTTTGTAATGGACAATATTATCCTATTGAAAAAGTAACAAATAATAGGAGAATACGAAAGCATTTTAACAGTCTGGTGGACTGGCTATAACTTCTAGAAAAAATGTTTATTGCTTGCTTATTTCCAAGTCCATGTATTTGATGCCAAAGCAACTAATTTATTAGAACATGTTAGCAGGGCattactaaaataattataatacttTACAAAATTGGCAGGCTTTATCCAAGACATTGACAGTTGATGAGCTATTTTATTTGAAGGAGCAATTTATGTTGTTGGGACCAAACAAAAATGGAACTATAAGCTTAGAAAGCATCAAACAAGTCAGTTTGTTGCACTATATTGTAATCTTGTTATGACCTCTACTTAAATGTTCCTTAAATCCTCTACTATGTGACCAGACCTTGATGAGAAATTCAACTGATGCCATGAAAGATTCTCGTGTGCATGATCTTTTGGTACAGGTATGTCCTTCATTATTGCGGAAAGTGAACTCTCTTCAACTTTGTTGAGAGTACCACATATATGAGACATATTTGATGGAGCATCTGTCATTATTTATTTTCTGGCAATAAACATGAACCTCCAACTCCATTATCTTTTCAGTTCAATGCGCTTCAATTTAGATGGATGAATTTTGAGGAATTCTGTGCAGCAGCTTTGAACGTTCATCAGCTGATGGCACTGGACCAATGGGAGCAACAGGCTCGTTGCGCCTATGAACTATTTGAGAAAGACGGTAACAGGGCTATAATGATTGAGGAATTGGCTTATGTAAGTGCCTTCCTTTTAGGCAATATGCCAGATTCACTAAAGCGGGACAATTTGTATGCCTGATGAGTTTTTCACCAGCctcatttacatttttttttttaaaatattgtttcaGGAGCTAGGCCTTGGCCCCTCTATCCCTGCTCCTGCTGTACTGAATGACTTCATCAGGCACACATATGGAAAGCTTAGTTTTGCTGGTTAGGTAAACCTGTTGCACGGGGctccccccctctccctctccctctctccctccctccgaAGTATTTGCGAACAGTGAAACTTGCATCTACCAGTTTTAATATGTTCAAGGTATACCCATCCTGGGTTGTTGAATTATGATAGCATATCTAATTCATAGAAATCATTTTATGCTTTTccgcttctaattttaaagttGTATAGATTTTTTTTAGACAGTTAGTTCTTGTCTGGTTGCCATTTTTTATTAGTTGTTTTGATGgtcattataatatatttaattatgttttcaATTGTTTTGTTCTTCAGTTATATTATTAAGTTTTTATGTGTCTAACTAAAGGATttcttttttattagatttCTTTTTTTAGATTAACTGATATTTCtacattattttatttcctccctatttttgatatacacgctcttttgtttttgctttttattagatttattatcatttattaCTTTAGTTAAATATATCTCTATACATATGATTTTCTTATATgttgatttattttttgtttttattttcttagaaTACTTTGAAAGCTAGTTGTTATCTGTGAAACTGGTGCACGGGGCGTCTACTTGAGCCATTGCCGAAGCTCAAGAACACTAAGCCATCCCCCCTCAAATTTCTCTATTTTATTTGCCCTCTTGTTAATACATATGTAACATCTGAAATAATGCCGTCTTAAAAGTTGTACCTCTTAAAATACATGTTCTCACTTTGACATACAAAGACATACATATGCTTTTCCCAGTCATTTTACTCCTATCTCAGCCGGTATTCTCAAAAATTTCGATTAAttgttagaaaatattttaccgATTTATTGATTACATTCTGATTTGACTAaaatgatttatcaaaaatatatatgataaattctgAATCGGTGGGTTAATTCCGATTCCTATTTTTATTCCCACCTAATTACTGTGACATCCAGTTACAGA
This genomic window from Daucus carota subsp. sativus chromosome 7, DH1 v3.0, whole genome shotgun sequence contains:
- the LOC108196012 gene encoding CDPK-related protein kinase isoform X3; its protein translation is MGIFISKPHPTPVNAPISSNPTRKGLLKASWARWQGSVRPVDVDRGSGLNKNFGFLKNFECKYEIVDEVWRGNFSYTCRAQCKKGKFKGLDVAVKIIPKAKMTTAIAISDVRREVKILRALTGHHNTVEFHEAYEDHTNVYVVMELCEGGALLDRILSRGGKYTEDDAKAVLIQILNVVAFCHLQGVVHLDLKLENFLFKLKDEDPQLKVIDFRLSDYVKPDEMSNAIAGTPYYMAPEVLHGSHNNEADVWSIGVISYILLCGSRPFWARTLSGIFEAVLKADLSFDEPSWTSVSSEAKDFVKRLLNKDPRKRMSAAQALCHSWIKNSHDIKFPLDILVLKLMRVYMRSSPLRKAALWALSKTLTVDELFYLKEQFMLLGPNKNGTISLESIKQTLMRNSTDAMKDSRVHDLLVQQL
- the LOC108196012 gene encoding CDPK-related protein kinase isoform X2, coding for MGIFISKPHPTPVNAPISSNPTRKGLLKASWARWQGSVRPVDVDRGSGLNKNFGFLKNFECKYEIVDEVWRGNFSYTCRAQCKKGKFKGLDVAVKIIPKAKMTTAIAISDVRREVKILRALTGHHNTVEFHEAYEDHTNVYVVMELCEGGALLDRILSRGGKYTEDDAKAVLIQILNVVAFCHLQGVVHLDLKLENFLFKLKDEDPQLKVIDFRLSDYVKPDEMSNAIAGTPYYMAPEVLHGSHNNEADVWSIGVISYILLCGSRPFWARTLSGIFEAVLKADLSFDEPSWTSVSSEAKDFVKRLLNKDPRKRMSAAQALCHSWIKNSHDIKFPLDILVLKLMRVYMRSSPLRKAALWTLMRNSTDAMKDSRVHDLLVQFNALQFRWMNFEEFCAAALNVHQLMALDQWEQQARCAYELFEKDGNRAIMIEELAYELGLGPSIPAPAVLNDFIRHTYGKLSFAG
- the LOC108196012 gene encoding CDPK-related protein kinase isoform X1, with translation MGIFISKPHPTPVNAPISSNPTRKGLLKASWARWQGSVRPVDVDRGSGLNKNFGFLKNFECKYEIVDEVWRGNFSYTCRAQCKKGKFKGLDVAVKIIPKAKMTTAIAISDVRREVKILRALTGHHNTVEFHEAYEDHTNVYVVMELCEGGALLDRILSRGGKYTEDDAKAVLIQILNVVAFCHLQGVVHLDLKLENFLFKLKDEDPQLKVIDFRLSDYVKPDEMSNAIAGTPYYMAPEVLHGSHNNEADVWSIGVISYILLCGSRPFWARTLSGIFEAVLKADLSFDEPSWTSVSSEAKDFVKRLLNKDPRKRMSAAQALCHSWIKNSHDIKFPLDILVLKLMRVYMRSSPLRKAALWALSKTLTVDELFYLKEQFMLLGPNKNGTISLESIKQTLMRNSTDAMKDSRVHDLLVQFNALQFRWMNFEEFCAAALNVHQLMALDQWEQQARCAYELFEKDGNRAIMIEELAYELGLGPSIPAPAVLNDFIRHTYGKLSFAG